The following nucleotide sequence is from Scheffersomyces stipitis CBS 6054 chromosome 4, complete sequence.
ACAAGAGCCACCCATTGATTTCGCAGCGAGAAGCACAGAAAGAGCAGGATGAGCTAAGAGCCTATGAAGCTAAACATAAACAAAAGAGCACATCTGGTCCAACTGgtttgaagttggtacTCAAAATACCACACAGTAACAACAAGGATCGAATaagcttgaagaagcttTCCAAGAATGGTAAAGTAGAGAAGCGTTTGTCGAAAGTAAGCAGACCTGTTGGCAGACCTCGGTTAAATCCAGTTGGCAGACCGCGTTTAAATCCAGTTGGTAGGCCACGTATAAATCCAGTTGGCAGACCACGTATACATCCAATTGGAAAGTCAGCAGTTAGACCAGTTGGTAGACCTCCTAAATTTACAGGAAGTGTTGGAAAACCTGTTGGAAGACCGCTTGGTAGTGGTAGACCTGTTGGAAGACCACCCAAGTCAGCCATAGCGCCAGTGGAAAAGCCATTGAAAAGTGAGAGATTCgctgataagaagaaaagtaagAACCAGACTGTGGAGACGGAAGTACAAATAGATTCCCAGCAAGAGGAAGATACAAACAAATATTGTTTCTGTAAACAGGGCTCTTTTGGAGATATGATTGCATGCGACAACGAGGAGTCCTGTCCGAACGGAGAATGGTTCCACTACAAGTGTGTTGGCTTGCTTAGCAGGGTAGAGTCGTTGAAATATTCCACCGGAAAACAAAAATGGTTCTGTTCAGATCACTGCAGAGAAGTGGTTTCGGCCAAGGATTctcagaagaaaaagaagaagaagagaagatggTAATGCAGAAATGAGAAC
It contains:
- a CDS encoding predicted protein (go_function DNA binding~go_process regulation of transcription, DNA-dependent), with translation MVSLTTPSIRNSFISTIDHLPCDVIRSLWFVQNCNISINKEKARLDALLNQIIDARNEESLQREIMGQIAMIKANISRLDLESIQELRALNNQLTIHKLGLVDELEQLQKISESRMNRANGNEGSKPDLRKQLKDHYKSHPLISQREAQKEQDELRAYEAKHKQKSTSGPTGLKLVLKIPHSNNKDRISLKKLSKNGKVEKRLSKVSRPVGRPRLNPVGRPHSQQEEDTNKYCFCKQGSFGDMIACDNEESCPNGEWFHYKCVGLLSRVESLKYSTGKQKWFCSDHCREVVSAKDSQKKKKKKRRW